One window of Leptotrichia trevisanii DSM 22070 genomic DNA carries:
- a CDS encoding carbohydrate porin codes for MRKKILLALTAFLMACSFINAETLEERVERLERELIETKQELSKQIAEKQTPPPAPAPAFSMASITDGFEFHGYGRAGLLIDQQGEKGSAFKVQDEGFAKKYRLGNEDDTYAEMELVKKFDINGAQGSVHYMFSTKSGSGNDYKTWTAGSANDPGSENDSFKTRQFYVDITPNGGATYWAGKRYYNREDIHINDYYIKDFSGTGAGVQNIKLGSGTADVALIATDPGKHPEYTLHTKYSVGPWAFELAGHTMRSDSTDKDITEWGTQGAISYSLPGFYGFKDNGFSKIVLQGGVGLGSASGLGSATSWGDSRKDAVSVNLITYGQANLSDSWQVMPELGYRYDKNFWGAKDQRQQWVTAGVRVSNPITSHFAMQYETGVDYVKVRKGQTDYDSGLFKLTVAPTLKLDTENFWGRPEIRAFVTYGHGFGDKKMIRKDLDGKEHNKGVLFGIQTEVWF; via the coding sequence ATGAGAAAAAAAATACTTTTAGCATTGACAGCGTTTTTAATGGCATGTTCATTTATAAATGCGGAAACACTGGAAGAAAGAGTTGAAAGACTTGAAAGAGAGTTGATAGAAACTAAACAGGAATTGTCAAAACAAATAGCTGAAAAACAAACACCACCACCAGCTCCTGCACCAGCATTCAGTATGGCAAGCATAACTGATGGATTTGAATTTCATGGTTACGGAAGAGCGGGACTTCTTATAGATCAACAAGGAGAAAAAGGATCTGCATTTAAAGTACAGGATGAAGGATTTGCTAAAAAATATAGACTTGGTAATGAAGATGATACATATGCAGAAATGGAATTAGTGAAAAAATTTGATATAAATGGGGCACAAGGTTCAGTTCACTACATGTTCTCAACAAAATCAGGTTCAGGAAATGACTATAAAACATGGACTGCAGGAAGTGCAAATGATCCAGGTTCTGAAAATGATTCATTTAAAACTAGACAATTTTATGTTGATATAACACCGAATGGTGGAGCTACATATTGGGCTGGAAAAAGATATTACAACAGAGAAGACATTCATATAAATGACTATTATATTAAAGACTTCTCAGGAACAGGAGCAGGGGTTCAAAACATAAAACTTGGTTCAGGAACAGCTGATGTTGCCCTAATAGCAACAGATCCAGGAAAACATCCTGAATACACACTTCATACTAAATATTCAGTAGGCCCTTGGGCATTTGAATTGGCAGGACATACAATGAGATCAGATTCTACTGATAAAGATATAACTGAATGGGGAACACAAGGTGCAATTAGTTATAGTTTACCAGGATTCTATGGATTTAAAGATAACGGATTTTCTAAAATTGTATTACAAGGTGGGGTAGGACTTGGTTCTGCAAGTGGACTTGGAAGTGCTACTTCATGGGGAGATAGCAGAAAAGATGCTGTATCTGTAAACTTAATCACATATGGACAGGCTAATCTTTCAGATAGCTGGCAAGTTATGCCTGAATTAGGGTATAGATATGATAAAAACTTCTGGGGAGCAAAAGATCAAAGACAACAATGGGTAACAGCAGGAGTAAGAGTTAGCAACCCTATAACAAGCCATTTTGCTATGCAATATGAAACAGGAGTTGACTATGTAAAAGTTCGTAAAGGACAAACAGACTACGACAGTGGATTATTCAAATTAACAGTGGCACCTACTTTAAAACTTGATACAGAAAACTTCTGGGGACGTCCTGAAATCAGAGCATTTGTAACTTATGGACATGGTTTTGGGGATAAGAAAATGATAAGAAAAGATTTGGATGGAAAAGAACATAATAAAGGAGTATTATTTGGAATTCAAACAGAAGTTTGGTTCTAA
- a CDS encoding V-type ATP synthase subunit D, with product MARLNVNPTRMELSRLKARLKTAKSGHKLLKDKQDELMRQFIILIKQNRKLREEVEGKLQDSFKDFLLARGVMSDEMLENAIAYSEDKLFANIETKNVMSVIVPKMTFNRDLESAEVAYPYGYAQTSADLDDAVDGLNKVMKDLLELAEIEKACQLMADEVEKTRRRVNALEYMTIPQLEETIRYIQMKLDENERSSITRLMKVKDMMAEKA from the coding sequence ATGGCAAGATTAAATGTAAATCCTACAAGAATGGAGTTAAGCCGTTTAAAGGCACGTCTAAAAACTGCCAAAAGTGGACATAAATTGTTAAAGGACAAGCAGGATGAACTTATGCGACAATTTATAATTTTGATAAAGCAGAATAGAAAATTACGTGAAGAGGTGGAAGGGAAATTGCAGGATTCGTTTAAGGATTTTCTGCTTGCAAGAGGGGTAATGTCTGATGAAATGCTGGAAAATGCCATTGCATATTCAGAAGATAAACTTTTTGCAAATATAGAAACTAAAAATGTAATGAGCGTAATTGTACCAAAAATGACTTTTAACAGGGATCTGGAAAGTGCAGAAGTAGCTTATCCATATGGATATGCACAAACATCTGCTGACTTGGATGATGCTGTTGACGGCTTGAATAAAGTGATGAAAGACTTGCTGGAACTGGCAGAAATTGAAAAGGCATGTCAGCTTATGGCAGACGAAGTGGAAAAGACAAGACGGCGTGTAAATGCACTGGAATATATGACAATTCCACAACTTGAAGAAACAATTCGTTATATCCAGATGAAGCTTGATGAAAATGAGAGATCAAGCATTACAAGGCTTATGAAAGTTAAGGATATGATGGCTGAAAAAGCATAA
- a CDS encoding V-type ATP synthase subunit F produces the protein MHKIGVVGDKDSILSFKALGIDVYPVITKEEARSTIDEMASNNYGIIFVTEQVAALVESTIERYNREVLPAVILIPNNQGSLGIGLKKIDEYVEKAIGSNIF, from the coding sequence ATGCATAAAATAGGTGTAGTTGGAGATAAGGATTCTATTTTATCATTTAAGGCACTGGGAATTGACGTGTACCCTGTTATTACAAAGGAAGAAGCGAGAAGCACAATTGATGAGATGGCAAGTAATAACTATGGTATTATCTTTGTGACAGAGCAAGTTGCCGCATTAGTTGAAAGTACCATTGAAAGATACAACCGTGAAGTGCTTCCAGCTGTTATTTTGATTCCGAATAATCAGGGAAGTTTGGGAATTGGGCTTAAAAAGATAGATGAGTACGTTGAAAAAGCGATAGGATCTAATATATTTTAG
- the ytvI gene encoding sporulation integral membrane protein YtvI, translated as MASYKNFDFKKLYFLVYIALILLVVFIAFKLGIFLFPFTIALFLSILTRPFTRFLQRKLKLSKKLSTIISIITFLILFFGVIGWGSLKLISEIYKLSQNLNSYSEIAQKLWVDNMAKVYTYLGNFPSGFTKQVNDTINSFISSGSARLGMFIKGLISFITSIPTLILYICITILATFFISLDRDEIVSFLEQQLPKSWLDKVFNIKTDMFTVLGSYIKAQVILMTICFFELLICLHLLSFLNLNVPYPLLMSIIICAIDALPILGAGTILIPWAIISFALADIKLGIALIIIYLFVLSVRQMLEPKLVSQNLGVHPLITLISMYSGFKIFGVIGFLIGPVVMIILKNVFSRELEVGFFRDIFGEPSDNIKSNNTKINDIEIKTKKDIK; from the coding sequence ATGGCAAGTTACAAAAATTTTGACTTTAAAAAATTATATTTTCTTGTATATATTGCTTTAATTCTGCTAGTTGTATTTATAGCGTTTAAACTTGGAATTTTTTTGTTTCCATTTACAATAGCATTATTTTTATCAATATTGACACGTCCATTTACACGATTTTTACAAAGGAAGTTGAAATTATCAAAAAAACTTTCTACAATAATTTCAATTATAACATTTTTAATTTTATTTTTTGGAGTAATAGGATGGGGATCATTAAAGTTAATAAGTGAAATTTATAAATTATCACAGAATCTTAATAGTTACAGCGAAATTGCACAAAAATTATGGGTTGACAATATGGCAAAAGTTTACACTTATCTTGGAAATTTCCCATCAGGTTTTACAAAGCAGGTAAATGATACGATAAACAGTTTTATTTCGTCAGGTTCTGCAAGACTTGGAATGTTTATAAAAGGATTAATAAGTTTTATTACTTCTATACCAACATTGATTTTATATATCTGCATAACGATTTTAGCGACTTTTTTTATAAGTCTTGATAGAGATGAGATTGTATCATTTTTAGAGCAACAATTGCCAAAATCTTGGTTAGACAAGGTATTTAATATAAAAACGGATATGTTTACCGTTCTAGGTTCCTACATAAAAGCACAAGTTATTTTGATGACAATTTGTTTTTTTGAACTTTTAATCTGCTTACATTTACTGTCATTTTTAAATTTAAATGTACCATACCCTTTGTTAATGTCAATTATAATCTGTGCAATTGATGCCTTGCCAATTTTGGGAGCAGGAACTATTTTAATTCCATGGGCAATAATTTCCTTTGCACTGGCTGATATTAAATTAGGAATCGCACTAATAATAATTTACTTGTTTGTTTTATCAGTACGGCAAATGCTGGAACCAAAATTAGTAAGTCAAAATTTAGGAGTACATCCACTAATCACACTAATTTCAATGTATTCAGGTTTCAAAATTTTTGGAGTAATTGGGTTTTTAATAGGGCCAGTTGTAATGATTATTTTAAAAAATGTATTTTCAAGAGAACTGGAAGTTGGATTTTTCCGAGATATTTTTGGTGAACCATCTGACAATATAAAGTCCAATAATACCAAAATAAATGATATTGAAATAAAAACAAAAAAAGATATTAAATAA
- a CDS encoding V-type ATP synthase subunit K: MNFSQFLVQNGGIVMATLGAALATLLAGIGSAKGVGIVGEVATGLMSEEPEKFGKSLVLQLLPGTQGLYGFVIGLMVLGKLKPEMTLQTGLGILMACLPIAIAGYGSAIAQGRVAASGISLLAKNEEQNTKGIIYSVMVETYALLAFVVSIMLLGRF; the protein is encoded by the coding sequence ATGAATTTTTCACAGTTTTTAGTACAAAATGGAGGAATCGTAATGGCGACATTAGGTGCGGCATTAGCGACATTATTAGCAGGTATTGGATCTGCAAAAGGTGTAGGTATCGTTGGGGAAGTAGCTACTGGACTTATGAGTGAGGAACCTGAAAAATTTGGTAAATCGTTAGTATTGCAATTATTGCCGGGAACACAAGGATTATACGGATTCGTTATTGGACTTATGGTGTTAGGAAAATTAAAACCTGAAATGACTTTACAAACTGGATTAGGAATTTTAATGGCTTGTTTACCAATCGCAATTGCAGGTTACGGTTCAGCAATCGCACAAGGAAGAGTTGCCGCATCTGGTATCAGTTTACTTGCAAAAAATGAGGAACAAAACACAAAAGGTATTATTTACTCAGTAATGGTTGAAACTTATGCGTTATTGGCATTCGTTGTATCAATTATGCTATTAGGAAGATTCTAA
- a CDS encoding V-type ATP synthase subunit C: MNRMDYGQSVVTIRVLEKRLLTRNRLERMIEAQTPEEVLKLLGETEYSQDMADIHGSQDYETILKRETERVFSIVRNMVKNTAIVDILSLKYDYHNLKVLLKSKITGKDFSKLLMQAGTIDAGKFKTKFELQSNDLPQEILDAINEVQKDFEENHNPQRIDIIVDKHYFKNLSRLVKEIDVKVITDYVEGLIDFQNMITLFRVQKQNRDARFLETVIFDGGTISKNKIVASINDNIDTILNKFKKEKLGIYLTKGLETFSETKRLSELEKISDNYLMELNRESKYVVFGPEPLFTYLVAKEREINAVRMIMVSKINNIGSDKIRERLRETYA, from the coding sequence ATGAATAGAATGGATTACGGACAAAGTGTCGTAACTATTAGAGTATTGGAAAAGAGGCTTTTGACTAGAAATAGACTGGAACGGATGATAGAAGCCCAGACTCCCGAAGAAGTGCTAAAATTATTGGGAGAAACGGAATATTCTCAAGATATGGCTGATATTCATGGTAGTCAGGATTATGAAACAATACTGAAAAGAGAAACAGAGCGTGTTTTTTCTATTGTACGAAATATGGTTAAAAATACTGCAATTGTTGATATTTTGTCTCTTAAATATGATTATCATAATCTAAAGGTATTATTGAAAAGTAAAATAACAGGAAAAGATTTTTCAAAATTGCTTATGCAGGCTGGAACGATTGACGCTGGAAAATTTAAGACAAAGTTTGAATTACAAAGTAATGATTTGCCACAGGAAATTTTGGATGCGATTAATGAAGTGCAGAAGGACTTTGAAGAAAATCATAATCCGCAAAGAATTGATATAATTGTAGACAAGCATTATTTTAAAAATTTATCAAGACTTGTTAAAGAAATTGATGTAAAAGTTATTACTGATTATGTTGAAGGATTAATTGACTTTCAAAATATGATAACTTTATTCAGAGTTCAAAAGCAGAATCGTGATGCAAGATTTTTGGAAACCGTTATTTTTGATGGTGGGACAATTTCAAAAAATAAAATTGTTGCGTCAATAAATGATAATATAGATACCATTTTGAATAAGTTCAAGAAAGAAAAACTGGGAATATATCTGACAAAAGGATTGGAAACATTTAGTGAAACAAAAAGATTATCGGAACTTGAAAAAATTTCGGATAATTACCTGATGGAATTAAATAGGGAATCAAAATATGTTGTATTTGGGCCAGAGCCATTGTTTACCTATCTAGTTGCAAAGGAGCGTGAAATCAATGCAGTCAGAATGATAATGGTAAGCAAAATAAACAACATAGGATCGGATAAAATAAGGGAAAGGTTGCGTGAAACTTATGCATAA
- a CDS encoding V-type ATP synthase subunit A produces MKTGRIIKVSGPLVVAEGMENANVYDVVRVSEKKLIGEIIEMRGDQASIQVYEETSGIGPGEEVFTTGEPLSVELGPGLIEAMFDGIQRPLKEYQEIAGDFLDKGVEVKPLNREKKWEFEPVLSVGATVETGDILGTVQETSVVNHKIMVPAGIKGTLKTIKSGSYTVVDTIAVIETEKGELVEVQMMQKWPVRRGRKYKQKLNPEAPLITGQRVIDTFFPVTKGGTACVPGPFGSGKTVVQHQMAKWADAEIIVYVGCGERGNEMTDVLMEFPEIIDPKTGQSLMKRTVLIANTSNMPVAAREASIYTGITIAEYFRDMGYSVAIMADSTSRWAEALREMSGRLEEMPGDEGYPAYLGSRAAEFYERAGKVICLGQDGREGALTVIGAVSPPGGDISEPVSQATLRIVKVFWGLDANLAYRRHFPAINWLNSYSLYQAKVDNWMNQNVGPEFSKNRARAMSLLQEENSLQEIVRLVGKDTLSEKDQLKLEIAKSIREDYLQQNAFMESDTYTSLEKQDKMLDLVLKFYDEGLRGLENGAYLSEIIAMPVRERIARAKYLPEAELGKIKEIAKELETGIDELVNKGGVANA; encoded by the coding sequence TTGAAAACAGGAAGAATAATAAAAGTATCTGGGCCTCTTGTTGTTGCAGAAGGTATGGAAAATGCCAATGTGTATGATGTGGTAAGAGTTTCGGAGAAAAAATTGATAGGTGAAATTATCGAAATGAGAGGCGATCAGGCTTCTATTCAAGTATATGAAGAAACATCGGGAATTGGGCCAGGAGAAGAGGTTTTTACAACTGGAGAGCCTTTGAGTGTTGAATTGGGGCCTGGGCTTATTGAAGCGATGTTTGATGGGATTCAGCGTCCGCTAAAGGAATATCAGGAAATAGCAGGGGACTTTCTGGATAAAGGGGTAGAAGTTAAGCCTTTAAACAGAGAGAAAAAATGGGAATTTGAGCCTGTATTATCTGTTGGGGCAACAGTTGAAACTGGGGATATTTTGGGAACTGTTCAGGAAACTTCTGTTGTAAACCACAAAATTATGGTGCCAGCTGGAATTAAAGGGACTTTGAAAACTATTAAAAGCGGAAGTTATACAGTAGTTGACACAATTGCGGTTATTGAAACTGAAAAAGGTGAATTGGTAGAAGTTCAAATGATGCAAAAATGGCCAGTAAGACGTGGAAGAAAATATAAACAGAAATTAAATCCAGAAGCTCCGTTAATTACAGGACAAAGGGTAATTGACACATTTTTCCCTGTAACTAAAGGTGGGACTGCGTGTGTACCAGGGCCTTTCGGATCTGGAAAAACGGTTGTACAACACCAAATGGCTAAATGGGCAGATGCAGAAATTATAGTTTACGTAGGATGTGGAGAGCGTGGGAATGAGATGACAGACGTTCTTATGGAATTTCCAGAAATTATAGATCCAAAAACTGGACAATCATTGATGAAAAGAACTGTACTTATAGCAAATACTTCAAATATGCCAGTTGCGGCCAGAGAGGCCAGTATTTATACAGGAATTACAATTGCTGAATATTTTAGGGATATGGGATATTCAGTGGCAATAATGGCGGATTCTACTTCAAGATGGGCGGAAGCACTTAGGGAAATGTCTGGACGGCTTGAAGAAATGCCAGGGGATGAAGGATACCCAGCTTATCTAGGTTCAAGAGCCGCTGAATTTTACGAAAGAGCAGGAAAAGTAATTTGTCTTGGACAAGATGGAAGAGAAGGGGCTTTGACAGTCATTGGAGCGGTTTCACCTCCGGGTGGAGATATTTCAGAACCAGTATCACAGGCGACACTTCGTATTGTTAAGGTGTTCTGGGGACTAGATGCAAATTTGGCATATAGACGTCATTTCCCAGCGATTAACTGGTTAAATTCATATTCTTTGTATCAAGCGAAAGTTGATAACTGGATGAATCAGAACGTGGGGCCTGAATTTTCTAAAAACAGGGCTCGTGCAATGTCATTGTTACAAGAGGAGAACAGCTTGCAGGAAATTGTTAGACTGGTTGGTAAGGATACTTTGTCAGAAAAGGATCAGCTTAAACTGGAAATTGCAAAATCAATAAGAGAAGATTACTTGCAGCAAAATGCGTTTATGGAGTCAGATACTTATACTTCACTTGAAAAACAGGATAAAATGCTTGATTTGGTATTGAAATTCTATGACGAAGGATTAAGAGGGCTTGAAAATGGAGCTTATTTAAGTGAAATTATCGCAATGCCCGTAAGAGAAAGAATTGCAAGGGCAAAATATCTGCCTGAAGCGGAATTAGGTAAAATTAAAGAAATAGCAAAAGAATTGGAAACAGGAATAGATGAACTTGTAAATAAAGGAGGTGTGGCAAATGCTTAA
- a CDS encoding V-type ATP synthase subunit B, whose product MLKEYKTIKEVVGPLMMVEGVEGIKYEELVEIETQKGELRRGRVLEVNGDKAVVQLFENSAGINLKDSKVRFLGRPLSLGVSEDMIGRVFDGLGRPKDNGPKIIPEKTLDINGTAINPVARDYPSEFIQTGVSAIDGLNTLVRGQKLPIFSGSGLPHAELALQIARQAKVLGTDSKFAVVFGAIGITFEEAQTFTEDFIKTGAIDRAVLFMNLANDPAIERLSTPKMALTCAEYLAFEKGMHVLVILTDLTNYCEALREVSAARKEVPGRRGYPGYLYTDLSTIYERAGRIKGREGSITQIPILTMPEDDKTHPIPDLTGYITEGQIILSRDLYKQNLMPPIDVLPSLSRLKDKGIGKGKTREDHADTMNQLFAAYATGKEAKELAVILGESALSETDKAFVKFTTAFEEQYVAQGFDNNRTIEDTLNLGWDLLKILPRTELKRIRDEYLEKYLPAGDE is encoded by the coding sequence ATGCTTAAGGAATACAAAACTATTAAGGAAGTTGTAGGGCCATTGATGATGGTTGAAGGTGTTGAGGGCATCAAATATGAAGAGCTTGTTGAAATTGAAACTCAAAAGGGAGAGCTTCGTCGTGGACGTGTGCTTGAAGTAAATGGAGATAAGGCTGTAGTGCAGTTATTTGAAAATTCGGCTGGAATTAACCTGAAAGATTCAAAAGTAAGATTCTTGGGTAGGCCTTTATCACTTGGAGTATCTGAAGATATGATTGGACGTGTATTTGATGGATTGGGACGTCCAAAAGATAACGGGCCGAAAATTATTCCTGAAAAGACATTGGATATAAATGGAACGGCTATAAATCCAGTTGCACGTGATTATCCGTCAGAATTTATCCAAACAGGAGTTTCTGCCATTGATGGGCTAAATACTCTTGTTAGGGGGCAAAAATTACCGATATTCTCTGGTTCAGGACTTCCGCATGCAGAATTGGCACTGCAAATTGCAAGACAGGCAAAAGTTTTGGGAACAGATTCAAAATTTGCGGTAGTATTTGGAGCGATTGGGATTACATTTGAAGAAGCTCAGACATTTACGGAAGACTTTATAAAAACAGGAGCGATAGATAGAGCGGTATTATTTATGAATTTGGCTAACGATCCAGCAATCGAGCGTCTGTCTACACCAAAAATGGCACTTACTTGTGCAGAATACCTGGCATTTGAAAAAGGGATGCACGTACTTGTAATTTTAACTGACTTGACTAACTATTGTGAAGCGTTACGTGAAGTATCGGCAGCAAGAAAGGAAGTTCCAGGAAGAAGAGGATATCCAGGATACCTGTATACCGATTTATCGACAATCTATGAAAGAGCGGGAAGAATTAAAGGGCGTGAAGGTTCGATTACGCAAATACCAATTTTGACAATGCCTGAAGATGATAAGACTCACCCAATTCCAGATTTGACTGGATATATTACAGAGGGGCAAATAATCTTGTCAAGAGATTTGTATAAACAGAATTTAATGCCTCCAATTGACGTTTTGCCGTCACTTTCAAGATTGAAGGATAAAGGGATTGGAAAAGGAAAGACAAGAGAGGATCATGCGGATACGATGAACCAATTGTTTGCGGCTTATGCGACTGGTAAGGAAGCTAAAGAATTGGCTGTAATCTTGGGAGAATCAGCATTGTCTGAAACTGATAAGGCGTTTGTTAAATTTACGACTGCATTTGAGGAACAATATGTGGCTCAAGGCTTTGACAATAACAGAACTATTGAGGATACTTTAAATTTAGGATGGGATTTACTAAAAATATTACCAAGAACAGAGTTGAAAAGAATTAGAGATGAATATTTGGAAAAATATTTACCTGCAGGAGATGAATAA
- a CDS encoding V-type ATP synthase subunit E, with protein MSNLNNLTSKILNDAKKQADEIVRSAEEKAKQKYDLEIKKITVKKQTLLENARRERELLSDRIKSSANLKARNEKLKAKQTVIDKVIDKLKTKLVNMNESEYINYLTQNIDKKSITGKELIVKKEFLNKVKKEFPNAKVKENEFVTSGFIIEENGIQENYTFEVKLDFMRDELEVEISKLLFS; from the coding sequence ATGTCTAATTTAAACAATTTAACCTCAAAAATATTAAATGATGCTAAAAAACAAGCAGACGAAATTGTAAGAAGTGCTGAGGAAAAAGCTAAGCAAAAATACGATTTGGAAATAAAAAAGATTACTGTCAAAAAGCAAACATTGCTTGAAAATGCAAGAAGAGAGCGTGAACTGCTTTCAGACAGAATTAAGTCAAGTGCAAACTTAAAGGCAAGAAATGAAAAATTAAAGGCAAAACAGACAGTAATTGATAAAGTTATAGATAAATTAAAAACAAAACTTGTCAATATGAATGAGAGTGAATATATTAATTATTTAACTCAAAATATTGATAAAAAATCTATAACAGGAAAAGAATTAATTGTAAAAAAAGAATTTTTAAATAAAGTAAAAAAAGAATTTCCAAATGCAAAAGTGAAGGAAAATGAGTTTGTAACTTCGGGATTTATCATTGAAGAAAATGGAATCCAGGAAAATTACACTTTTGAAGTGAAACTGGACTTTATGAGGGATGAACTGGAAGTTGAAATTTCAAAACTTTTATTTTCATAA
- a CDS encoding ABC transporter ATP-binding protein, which translates to MSRVVLKKVEKQYPNGFKAVHGIDLDIKDGEFMVFVGPSGCAKSTTLRMVAGLEEISGGEIYIGDRLVNDIPPKDRGIAMVFQNYALYPHMTVYENMAFGLKLKKTPKDEIDRRVREAAEKLEITDLLDRKPKEMSGGQRQRVALGRALVREPEVFLFDEPLSNLDAKLRVSMRVRIAQLHKELKTTMIYVTHDQVEAMTMGDRITVLKSGRIMQVDTPLNLYHYPANKFVAGFIGSPTMNLIDGELVENEGRIYIDLSGTQIEIASEKAEKLKNHVGKKVVFGIRPENISVSEVEDSFSKEGEINVVEQMGNEEYIYFSLNDHQFTCRLNSNFTQIKSNKTKKIFRFDTSKAHIFDAQTEENISL; encoded by the coding sequence ATGTCAAGAGTGGTATTAAAAAAAGTTGAAAAACAATATCCAAACGGCTTTAAAGCGGTTCACGGCATAGACTTGGACATAAAAGATGGCGAATTTATGGTATTTGTAGGGCCATCAGGCTGTGCAAAATCAACAACGTTGAGAATGGTGGCAGGGCTTGAGGAAATAAGTGGTGGTGAAATATACATAGGTGACAGACTAGTAAATGACATTCCGCCAAAGGATAGAGGAATAGCTATGGTGTTTCAAAATTATGCCTTGTATCCGCATATGACAGTTTATGAAAATATGGCATTTGGATTAAAATTGAAAAAAACTCCAAAAGATGAAATTGACAGAAGAGTACGGGAAGCAGCAGAAAAACTTGAGATAACAGATCTTTTGGATAGAAAACCTAAAGAAATGTCAGGAGGACAAAGACAAAGGGTTGCACTTGGAAGGGCACTCGTAAGAGAGCCAGAAGTATTCTTATTCGACGAGCCTTTATCAAACCTTGATGCTAAGTTAAGAGTTTCAATGCGTGTAAGAATAGCACAACTTCATAAGGAACTGAAAACAACAATGATATATGTTACTCACGATCAAGTTGAAGCAATGACTATGGGTGACAGAATAACAGTATTAAAATCAGGACGAATAATGCAGGTTGATACACCTTTAAATCTATATCATTATCCTGCCAATAAGTTCGTAGCTGGGTTTATCGGTTCTCCCACTATGAATCTTATAGATGGTGAATTAGTAGAAAATGAAGGGCGAATATACATAGATTTAAGTGGAACACAAATAGAAATTGCAAGTGAGAAAGCTGAAAAATTGAAAAACCATGTCGGGAAAAAAGTTGTATTTGGAATACGTCCTGAAAATATATCAGTTTCCGAAGTGGAAGACAGTTTTTCAAAAGAGGGGGAAATAAATGTTGTAGAACAGATGGGGAATGAAGAATACATTTATTTTTCACTTAATGATCATCAATTTACTTGCAGATTAAATTCAAATTTTACACAAATTAAGAGCAACAAAACGAAAAAAATATTTAGATTTGACACTTCAAAAGCACATATATTTGATGCACAGACAGAAGAAAATATAAGTTTATAA